GGTTGTCGTAGTAGCTCAGCCATCGTCCATTCCACCGTTAGAGAGTTGGTATCTGTCCCTGCCACAAAGAGATCCTGGCCACACGAAATATTTCATATTAATTCATATTTGTGTCGGTGTCGAGAGATTTCAATAAGATCAGTTTtccctatatgtgtgttggtgtgATTGGAACTTCTATCTACGACTACTATTCTAGCACCCAGCTGTGCCATGTGTTTATTAAATTATTCCTTTGAATAATTCAACTTTTAGTAAGACAATTTCTTGAGATCTTCTTAGTCAGCTCTGTATTCTTATCCTCTAGTGCGGCTTCAATGAGAAGTCAAAGCCTCATAACCATTTTGGGGGTCGTCTTTTATAGGGAAACATGGCCTGGTTGTTTCTGATTGAGATACCTTATCAATTGGATGAATAGCTCTACATCTATTCTTATTTTTTGGTCCCTTCTCAGGTGAAGTCCTTACTCAGGAAGTCAGGATAAATTAATTAGTACCTGTGAATCTTGGTCGACTCGCAAAGAGCAAATTATGAAATAGCAAATCTTTAGTTGAGGATGATAAGGTTCAGAGTTACTCCACTTTTTTTCTGAGTACTAAGGGTTAATATGCAGGGACCGATCGTACATACCAAAAGAAAGGACTTGATTGTCTGAATGCTGAGCTGATCCGTGGAGTGGAGCTGCAGCAGCACATCTAGGAAATCCTCCTTCATTTCGCCTCCAGCGTTGAGACGACGTTTGATTATCGGGTCAAAGAAGTCGAAGAACCTGGTGATACGCTTGGCGGTCCGCCTCCGCCGGCCCTGCAAGTCCAGCGAGGCTAGCACCGGGAAGAGGTCCGACAGGTTGGGCTTGGTGAGCTCTTCAAGGATGTCCCTGATCATCGTCTCCAGCTCCTGCACCTGGCCGACGTCCGAGGTCAGGTCGGCCACGTCCTGGGAGAGCAGCACGTTGGACACGAGGTTGGGCATCCCGGACCGCACGACGCGGCCGACGTGCATGGCCTCGCCGGCGCGGCCGCGGAGGAAGCCGACCAGCTCCCTCACCTTGGCCTCCCGCACGGCCCGCGTGGCCTCGAGGCCGTGCGGGGAGAAGAGGTGGGTGGTGGAGAGGGCGCGGAGGCGCCTCCATAGCGGGCTGGTGGACGGCAGCCAGATGAAGGAGTGCTCGTGGTTGCCGAGCGCGCGCGCGGCGTCGGTGACGGAAGGCGCCGACAGTATCTGGTCGTGCCTCTGCAGGACGTCGCGGGCgcacgcggcggaggaggcgacGACGCAGGTGGTGGCGCCGAGCTTCAAGGAGAAGACGGGGCCGTGTAATCCGGCGAGCCTTGCCAGTGCGTGGTGCAGCTCGCCTTGGAGGTGGAAGATGTTGCCGAGGAGAGGGATGGGTGTCGGTCCCGGCGGCAGCCGCGAGTTGGTCGAGCTACCCTGCGATCTGTCTTGGCCTGAATAGCAGACCTTGTAGAAGACGAAAGTGGCGACTGAGATGCAGAGAAGCCATGGTATGGTACTTGAAGCTTCCATTTCCGATTCCTATGATCTGCGATGGGTGTAGTGATCTTATGTAGTCGCGCGACTGTGATGACCATTAACCATTGGCAATGAGCATTAGAGGAAGGTCACATGCACATAATTTATTTTATCACCGACGGATTTTTAAACTGTTTCGTTTGCGTCCGTGATGACTACCGTCTAAGACTTATTCTGCATGCTATGAGGAGTTGACGAGGATCGCACGGGACATGCCTCTAGCTTCACGGGAGACGGGATGCAGAAAATAAATTCATGCTGAGGATTCGACACCAAAGCTTGTGTCACGATTGACTTGACTAGATAAGtagataagggcatctccaacacgGTGACCAAACGAACGAGGACGTTTGCTACCGCGCGATCGAAAGATACATGTGTATTAAAGCCCAGCGGCCTGATGAATAGTGATCGGGTTGCGGCtcaaatatgcgtctcggataAGTCTCGGCAGACGCTGCACGGTCGCACCCAATGTTCGCTCGCTTCTCCCACATGCCCGCCAGGCCACGACCTATGTCGATACGTCTTCTCAGGCACATTAGGTATCGCTTCGGCTGTTCGGCAGTCTACGCTACGTTAGTGGCGATGCCTCACCTGCCGAGCTGCGTCGCCCACCTCTGCCAATGAAGTTATGGCGATGCCACGTGTGCCACGTCCCACGGCTGCCTCTGGCATATCTAAAGAGGGGTGCACGCTCGGCTGCCTCATCATgtcctccacacaaaccctagTTGCTAGAACCTCCACCGTAGTGCCGCCACCAACCCCCTCACACCCCCACAAACCCGCCAGGGAATCCATGCCCGGTACAGCTAGCCGATGAGGCGGTCAAGGCCATGGCAGGGGCCGTCGTGCTGGAGCAGCATTACCCCGCGGCTCGTTGTCTTCGCAGGAGGCGAGCTAGCTCCTTCGAGTTCATCCTCCGCATTGATGAGGACCccctcgtcatcaagcggctaccggacaagttcgccgagttcgtcgacgacGCCCAGTCGGCCGAGTTGCAGATGCGAGAAGCTAGATGCGGCTTTTGCCGGTGACCTATTGGGGTCTTGTTCGattggcagggcaagatgtacctgcacacaggGTGGGACAAGTTCCCAGCACCCACAACTTCGAGGTCGGCTGcctgctcaccttcctctacgaaggcgacgacgagatgatcgtcaaggtattCGACAAGACATCCTGCCGCAGCCACTACAATACAGACGAGTCCGGTGAGGACACCGACACCTAGTGGTGTTCAAGTGTTATTTGTTTGCAGCGAAGATGGTCACGGCTAATTGAAACCACAAGtataggtttctggatgttcttcctGCACATCTAAGAACATAGGCACACATAACCCACctggattttctagtttgaacgaCAGGGTGTCTGAGAGTGTTTTTTCTTGACAGCGAAAGCACAAAACCCGCAAGGCCAACAGTAGTTAGATTTTCTTTATTTTGCAATATTTTAACCATATTCCAAACTATGTAGTAGTAGTTTGTGTAATATTTCTATCTATAGTTAAATGAAAAAAGAAACAATATTTAAAATATTTATACATTGGCTCGCTAGGGACACCCTATGCGCAAACGAGCGTGCAGTAAAAAATAACAATTTTCGTGTCCACGGTCTAACACAAACGAATACATGTGAGTATTTTAAGCGTTCAGCATGCGTGGTTTCGTTGAAGATGCTCTAATTTAGTACTGTAAAAAGAGCACCATGGACAGCCGGCTGCTAGTTCACTCCATGAGTGTATATATCGTTCATCCTTCTTTATTTTCACTTGGATGTTAATACGCTATGGAGATTGACCTAACAACTAAACAAATTGGTGAGTGACCGCATACCATCGCTTCTCTCTCTCTGACACAATAGCGGTATTCACACAACGACTGAAGGTTGACATAAAGGTTTGAActcttttatgttttttttttaaCAGGGTAGGCCTCAGAGGGCCTCTCGAAGCTTCATTTATCAGCAGTCGAGCAACACATTACAAAGAGGGCTAACAGAAAGTAAAAAATTACAACGAAGCCCGAACTTTTTTGCATAAAGGACCCTAGATAAAAACTGGAAAAAACAATTGGGTCTTGCTCCTTCTCCACCTTGCCGGAGCTCCTCGGCACAGCCAACCGAGACGTCGCCGGGGACTATACCACTTGGGACGAGACGGCGAGAGCAAGCTATGCTGGAGCTGAAGGGCCTCCTTGCCTGGAGGTTGTGCAGCGCCAACGTCCGCCGGTCGGGGTGAACCGAAGCCAACGAGCGTGGTGGGAGTGGTCGCCTACCGACCATCTGTGACGACAGCGAGCAACGGGCTGTCGTGGATGAACTCCTGGGAGTAGCTTCATAACTCCCCTTGAGCATATTCGTCGCCCAACAGAGGGAAAAAACTCCATACCTTGACTGCATGCCACACATATGCAAGATAAAGGCCTTTTATTGATGGAGGAACCAGCAGCTCGAAATCCCATCGCCTCCGGCTCCGACCACCGGAGCGCCACGATGAGGAAGGAAACTACCAGCCAGCGCCAGATCCTGGCCAGCAGATCTAGCAGCCACCTCCCGACATCAAGCCAAAAACAAGCATACCGCCGAAACACACAAGATCTACAACTACTATGTACATCCCTAATTCCGGCGCCTCTCCTAGCCCATCTCCGGCCGGCTACTCCAGCGAGGAGGACGTCAGATTGGCCCGGTCGCCGTCGGTGGACTCTCAACGATGCGGGGGGAAAGAGACTTCGAGAGTAGGGGGAAAAGAGACTTCCTCCCTATTTACCTTTTTGGAAATTCTTCTAGCAATCAAGCGATTCTTATTTGCCTCCCTCTTTTATGTGAATAGTCCACATACTTTACAAATATAGTGCATCGAATGCTTCTTTGGGCCACGTCAGCAAAATTATAGGTTGAACCAATACAAGGTTTGTTGAGATCGCAACTTCATCTCCAAGGTAAACTATACACAAAAACAATCTGTAAATCATGTAGAGCAACTAAGTTCTTAATGAGAACATCCCCGCTGATACCATTCAATTTAAATCATCAAGATGCATCCCCGCGATACTGTTAAATCGATATGCCAGCTAATCTCTTGACGGTATAAATTGAATTTCCAATAATTTATGTGTGGCATATTCTTTCGTGAAGTGATAGTCGATCTCAAGGTATCTTGTTCTCACATGAAACATACAAAGATAGATCACACCTGAAATTCTCATGCCATTAAACCATAGCCGTGCGCCTATTAACCCCAATTAATCACCTGTAACAAGTTCTTCACAACCCATATTACTTCACCAGTTTTATTGAACAGTGATTTATGTTCTGTTTTCAATAGTGCTACGTAGGTTCATTACGTGTATTCATAATATCAGGTTAGACCTGTTGAACCTAACTTGTCTTCTGTTTCTGTGAAGTCAAGCTAAGTGCAACGCGTTATAGTGATTGATGTGCCTACTCACTCTATCTATAGCCCTTTCTTTTGCTTTGAAATGATCAACCTTGAtctagaaaagaagaagaaaaagaaccgTTATGATTTAGTGGAAAAGTTGTATCTGAGAGATCAAATGATTTATTTCGATGGCTCTCTTTccatcagtttggacttttggttcaatTAGCTAGTGCAGTAATCTTTAATGGTATCAGAGTCAAGAGGTCTCAAGTTCAAGACTCTGCTCACTcagttttaaaaataaaagaaaaagaattcTACGGCCCGCACCGAACCCACGCTAAAGACTAAAGTAGCCTAGacgtgagggggagtgttgaatataaatacactgcctagtctcttttcatcaattctaactttTGGTTCAATTGGCTAGTGTAGTAATCTTTCAAGACCAAATAAAAATTTACCAACCCCAAAAAGgtaattttatttagaatactTTTAGGGAGatttttagctcacaatttatcaatcccctattatttatcaatggtaaatgcgAAAAATTATCGACCAAAAAAGGAAATCTTATTTTTAATATTGTGCGAATATTTTTAGCTCATAATTTAACAAATCGTTCAcccattatttatcaacggtaaatgtgaaaAGTTATCGACCTGACAAAGGAAATattatttagaatattttgggaacatttttagctcacaatttatcaaacCGTCCACATGGTAAATGCGAAAAGTTAccgatccaaaaaaaaaaagctaaTTTTATTTGAAATATTTTGTCGACTTTTTTAGCTCACAAGTTATCAACTCTTTGTTAATTATCAACAGTAAATGTGAAAAGTTATCAACtctaattttatttagaatattttgggGACTTTTTTAGCTCAGAATTCATCAACCCTCATCCTTTTATTTATCAACGGAAAATGTGAAAGGTTATCGACCCCAAAAGaaaatttcatttagaatattttggtGATTATTTTTGGCTCGGTAGATCCGAAAACCTAATTTTATTTAAAGTATTTTGGCGCCCTTTTTAGCTAACAAGTTACCAACCCTAAGCCCTTTATTTAACAATGGTAAATGTGCAAAGTTACCGATCCAATTCTATGTAGAATATTTTGCGAACTTTTtcagctcacaatttatcaaccctcTTCTTGTTATAcatcaacggtaaatgtgaaaAGTCACTGATCCAAAAGGCTAATTTTATTAACACTATTTAGCTGCATTTTTAGCTCACAAGTTATCATCCCTCTGTTCGTTGTTTATTCATAGTAAATATGAAAAGTTACGGACCGTGAAAGTTAATTTCATTTGTTATTATCTAACATATCATAAATACACGAGGTTAGATTGTAAAAATAATAAC
This region of Lolium perenne isolate Kyuss_39 chromosome 2, Kyuss_2.0, whole genome shotgun sequence genomic DNA includes:
- the LOC127322172 gene encoding cytochrome P450 76M5, with product MEASSTIPWLLCISVATFVFYKVCYSGQDRSQGSSTNSRLPPGPTPIPLLGNIFHLQGELHHALARLAGLHGPVFSLKLGATTCVVASSAACARDVLQRHDQILSAPSVTDAARALGNHEHSFIWLPSTSPLWRRLRALSTTHLFSPHGLEATRAVREAKVRELVGFLRGRAGEAMHVGRVVRSGMPNLVSNVLLSQDVADLTSDVGQVQELETMIRDILEELTKPNLSDLFPVLASLDLQGRRRRTAKRITRFFDFFDPIIKRRLNAGGEMKEDFLDVLLQLHSTDQLSIQTIKSFLLDLFVAGTDTNSLTVEWTMAELLRQPAIMSKVRSELQLVLGSKQHPDESDISSLPYLHTVVMETMRHHPPSPLLMPRKAMAEGAEVGGFSVPKGAMVIINLWAIMRDPATWTNPEEFVPERFIKVDTDFRGMDRFDFIPFGAGRRACPGMPMATRSVMLILASLLHAFEWRLPEGMRPCDVDIRDRFGTSLNMVTPLKAMPVSLW